One genomic segment of Mytilus trossulus isolate FHL-02 chromosome 4, PNRI_Mtr1.1.1.hap1, whole genome shotgun sequence includes these proteins:
- the LOC134714609 gene encoding uncharacterized protein LOC134714609, which translates to MSKLVNRILNSDKEVAAVKYNIKEQRCLKKNLVTLDAEAQYSVKLIDMENRGMKVFYRRFRDKVSKIKTHLKVNEVTRLKDLEATGRLSPPQNTVNTTSMLRIADAEKRLKLQGREHLRKTKSAFTSRSVDAIQESKSNSVMSGTFDSHFNESDSVLRPLTSHRPSTSALDSKLNGSRESISKKRQSIESLDRPQFYKSKTCDAIIQESDFVEKVESKEILTSPPEQTTEKYEPSKCSGICIVYGETPTETYKPVDKEPEKEDTPNKKMSLTFNFIETGNVNSPRIMNKTSSVENEMPKKEEDTVSQSPRRCSVVNNTPLTVNPIEDMLDVTNGTKHEIHDTNDNKEQKSDAVNPDSNNNATPRKTSQHNPDSNNNATPRKTSQHKTTNQFSRICRHQKHQGEARGKDDTTKLRKTEQKPKPQENKQDSDIKNNSQKDKTLHTNTGRDSPLSIKSYNKVAVPRTRNGQSKSARSNFERQSRKKSCNSSPERRSFSATGKSANFAQMTKQYSCHSSIDKEAMKIQESRVSFSISDGLFSLGDDPYEERRQLLLMDEHNRFVILLHKKEDYLERIEEYIKKQLEESLYGCPDGAVGGKKKTKSPKDIWDEIKHCRYLRTDDDEDIDLSQVVTLASEQIKSKQGLKYKPLFGRQKSKKTVTVETKKTEDNKSKDPVNSDSLS; encoded by the coding sequence atGTCTAAACTGGTAAATAGAATATTGAATAGCGACAAAGAGGTTGCGGCTGTCAAGTACAATATAAAAGAACAACGATGTCTAAAGAAGAATCTAGTGACCTTGGATGCCGAAGCACAATATTCTGTAAAACTAATCGACATGGAAAACAGAGGGATGAAGGTTTTCTACAGACGATTTAGAGACAAAGTGTCCAAAATCAAAACTCATTTGAAAGTGAACGAGGTCACAAGACTTAAAGATCTCGAGGCAACCGGCCGACTAAGTCCTCCTCAGAACACAGTAAATACAACTTCTATGTTACGTATAGCAGACGCAGAAAAACGTTTGAAATTACAAGGTCGAGAACATCTTCGGAAAACTAAAAGTGCTTTTACAAGCAGGAGTGTGGACGCTATTCAGGAAAGTAAGAGCAATTCTGTTATGTCAGGAACTTTTGATAGCCATTTCAATGAAAGCGATTCTGTTCTTCGACCTTTAACATCTCATCGACCTTCAACATCTGCATTGGATAGTAAATTAAACGGTTCCCGTGAAAGCATATCTAAAAAGCGTCAGAGTATTGAATCCTTAGATAGACCACAGTTTTACAAATCTAAAACATGTGATGCAATTATACAAGAGTCTGATTTCGTAGAAAAAGTTGAGAGCAAGGAAATTCTAACTTCCCCGCCCGAACAAACTACAGAAAAATATGAACCATCGAAATGTTCGGGAATATGTATTGTTTATGGAGAAACGCCTACCGAAACTTACAAACCTGTAGACAAGGAACCAGAAAAAGAAGACACCCCGAACAAAAAAATGAGCTTGACTTTTAATTTCATAGAAACAGGAAATGTTAATTCGCCACGTATTATGAACAAAACAAGTAGTGTTGAGAATGAAATGCCAAAGAAAGAAGAGGATACCGTTAGTCAAAGTCCACGTCGATGTAGCGTCGTAAACAATACCCCCCTTACCGTGAATCCTATAGAGGACATGCTGGATGTAACCAATGGaacaaaacatgaaatacaCGATACTAATGATAACAAAGAACAGAAAAGTGATGCAGTAAATCCTGATTCAAATAATAATGCAACTCCAAGGAAAACTTCACAACACAATCCTGATTCAAATAATAATGCAACTCCAAGGAAAACTTCACAACACAAGACGACTAATCAGTTTTCCAGAATATGTCGTCACCAGAAGCACCAAGGCGAAGCACGAGGTAAAGATGACACAACCAAGCTTAGGAAAACGGAACAAAAACCCAAACCACAGGAAAACAAACAGGACagtgatattaaaaataatagtcAAAAGGACAAAACTTTACATACAAATACCGGTCGTGATTCGCCCTTATCTATAAAAAGTTACAATAAAGTTGCCGTCCCTCGAACTCGAAACGGCCAATCGAAAAGTGCACGATCCAATTTCGAGAGGCAGTCAAGAAAAAAGTCGTGTAATAGTAGCCCGGAACGACGAAGTTTCTCCGCTACGGGAAAATCTGCGAATTTCGCCCAAATGACCAAACAGTACTCATGCCATAGCAGTATTGATAAAGAGGCAATGAAAATCCAGGAATCCAGGGTGTCTTTCAGCATCTCTGATGGTTTGTTTAGTTTGGGTGATGACCCGTACGAAGAGCGCAGACAACTTCTTCTGATGGACGAACACAACAGATTTGTAATTTTGTTACATAAGAAGGAAGACTATCTGGAAAGAATAGAAGAGTATATCAAGAAACAGTTGGAGGAGTCCCTATACGGATGTCCTGATGGGGCTGTTGGCGGGAAGAAGAAGACTAAATCACCAAAGGATATCTGGGACGAAATAAAACATTGTCGGTATCTTAGAACCGATGACGACGAGGATATTGATTTGTCGCAGGTTGTGACTCTCGCTTCGgaacaaattaaaagtaaacaagGACTTAAGTACAAACCACTGTTTGGTAGACAAAAGAGCAAGAAAACAGTTACAGTGGAAACAAAAAAGACAGAGGACAATAAAAGTAAAGATCCGGTTAACTCGGATTCTCTAAGTTAG